The genomic window GCGGTCTTCTCGAAGACCAGGTTGCCGTAACGGTCGGCCTTCGCGGCGTGCACGAAGGAGTAGTCCGTGCGGATGGACTCCTCGAGGACGAAGAGCTCACCGTTGAACTCGCGGGTCTCCTTCGGCTTCGAGGTCTCCGCGACGGTGCCGTCGGAGTTGTAGCGCACCGGCAGGCCGCCGTCGGCCAGCTGGGTGCCCACGCCGGCCTTGGTGTAGAAGGCCGGGACGCCGGCGCCGCCGGCGCGCATGCGCTCGGCGAGGGTGCCCTGTGGGGTGAACTCCACGGAAAGCTCGCCGGAGAGGTACTGGCGGGCGTATTCCTTGTTGGAACCGATGTAGGAACCGATGGAGCGGCTGATGCGGCCGTCCTCCAGGAGGAGGCCCAGGCCGAATCCGTCGGTGCCGAGGTTGTTGGAGACGATGGTCAGGTCGCTCGCCCCCTGGGTGCGCAGGGAGTCGATGAGACGGGCGGGGATACCCACGAGGCCGAACCCGCCGACGGCGACAGACGCACCGTCGGGGATGTCGGCCACTGCGGCATCCGTACTAGGAAGAGTCTTGTCAAGCATGATTGACACTGTACACTTGGTGCGAGAAGCGCACAAGGGTTCACAGAGCGAACTTTGGTGCAACCATTGCAGTAAGGAAAGGAGCCGCCGACGTGACACCCCACACTACGGGCGACAGCGCATACGTGCAGTCGCTCGCCCGGGGCCTCAGCGTGATCACCTCATTCGACGCGGACCGCCGCCGACAAAGCCTCACCCAGGTCGCCGAGAACACCGGACTCGCCCGGGCCACCGCCCGCCGATTCCTGCACACCCTCGTCGGCCTGGGGTACGCGGGCACCGACGGCACCGAGTTCTGGCTCACCCCCCGCATTCTCGAGCTGGGTTACAGCTACGTCTCCTCCCAGGAGCTGCCGGACATCTCCCAGCCCCACATGGAGTCGTTGTCCGCGACGCTGGGCGAATCCTCGTCGTTGTCCGTGCTCGACGGCACGGACGTCGTCTACATCGGCCGGGTGCCGGTGCGGCGCATCATGAGCGTCAACATCAACATCGGCACCCGCTTCCCCGCCCACGCCACCTCGATGGGCAGGACGCTGCTGGCCGGGCTGCCCCCGGATGAACTCGACGACTACTTCGCCGCGGCGGAGTTGACCGCCCTGACCTCCGAGACCGCAGACAGTCAGGCTGAGCTGCGCCAGGCCATCGCCACGGTCGCCGACGTCGGCTACTCCGTGGTCGACCAGGAGCTCGAACCAGGGCTCCGCTCCGTCGCGGCGCCTATCGTGGACTCAGCCGGGCGCACGGTCGCCGCGATCAACGTGTCCACGCATACCGCCGGATACACCCTGGAGACCCTCCAGCGGCACGTGATCCCCGCCGTCCGCCAGGCGGCGCGGGACATCAGTTCCGACTACATCTCCACCCAGCACCTTTAACCCGAAAAGACACAGAAAGGCACTCACCATGACCAACCCCACCGACATCGTCCTGTGCTCCCCGCTGCGCACCGCAGTGGGCCGGTACGGCGGCGCGCTGAAGAACGTGCCCGTCCAGGACCTGGCCGCCACCGTGGTCAAGGCCCTCGTCGACAAGACCGGTCTGAAGGGCGAGCAGATCGACGACCTCATCCTGGGCCAGGCATCCCCCAACGGCGCCGCCCCCGCACTGGGCCGCGTCGTCGCCCTCGACGCCGGCCTCGGCGAGTCCGTGCCCGGCATGCAGCTCGACCGCCGCTGCGGGTCCGGCCTGCAGGCCATCGCCACCGCCGCCGCGCACGTCCAGTCCGGCGCGGCTGACCTGATCATCGCCGGCGGCGCCGAGTCCATGTCCGGAGTCGAGTACACCGTCGACGCCGACGTCCGCTGGGGCAAGAAGGGCGGCAACATGGTCTTCCGCGACCGTCTCGCCGAGGCTCGCGAGACCGCCGGCGGCAAGAACCACCCGATCCCCGGCGGCATGATCGAAACCGCCGAGAACCTCCGCCGCGAGCACGACATCGAGCGCGAGGCCCAGGACAAGATGGCCTACGAGTCCCACCAGCGCGCCGTCGCCGCGCAGGAGCAGGGCCTGTTCGACGCGGAGATCGTCCCCGTGACCATCCCGCAGCGCAAGGGTGATCCGATCGTCTTCGACACCGACGAGCACCCGCGCGGCGACACCACCCTGGAGAAGCTGTCCACCCTGCGCCCGATGATGGGCCGGCAAGACGACGAGGCCACCGTCACCCCGGGCAACGCCTCCGGCCAGAACGACGGCGCCGCCGCCGTGGTCGTCACCACGGCCGCCAAGGCCGAGGAGCTCGGCCTGACCCCCGTCGCCAAGCTCTCCGGCTGGGCCGTCGCCGGCGTCGCCCCGGAGACCATGGGCATCGGCCCGGTCAACGCCACCGCGAAGCTGTTTGAGCGCCTCGGCCTGACCTTCGACGACATCGACCTGATCGAGCTCAACGAGGCCTTCGCCGCCCAGGCGCTGGCGGTGCTCAAGGAGTGGGGCATCTCCGCGGACGACGAGCGCCTCAACCCGGTCGGCTCCGGCATCTCCATGGGCCACCCGGTCGGCGCGACCGGCGCCCGCATGATCGTCACCGCCGCCCACGAACTCGCCCGCTCCGGCAAGCACCGCGCACTGGTGACCATGTGCATCGGCGGCGGCCAGGGCATGGCGGCCGTCATCGAGACCGTCTAACCCAGTTTTACAAGGAGTGACACGACAATGATTCTGCACCACGTTGAATACGGATCCGGCCCGGCCGTGGTCCTGCTCGGCTCCATCGCCTCCACCACGGACATGTGGCTGCCGCAGCTCGACGCGCTGAGCTCGGGCCACCGCGTCATCGCCCTCGACCACCGCGGCCACGGCCTGTCGCCCGACCCGGAGGTCGAGCCGGGCGAGACCACCATCGACGACCTTGCCAACGACGTCTTGGAGACGCTCGACAGCCTCGACGTCACGGAGTTTGCCGTCGTCGGCCTGTCGCTGGGCGGGGCCCTCGCCCAGTACCTGGCCGCGACCTCCGAGCGCGTCACCCGCGCCGCGTTCCTGTGCACCGCCGCCTACTTCGGCGGAGCCGACAAGTGGAACCCGCGCGCCGAACTCACCCGCGCCGAGGGCGTCGCCCCGATGCTGGAAGGCGTCGTCGGACTGTGGGTGACCAAGGGCTTCCGCGGCGCCCTGCCGGCCACGACCGACTGGTACCGCGCGATGATCTCCACCACCCGCGGCATCGGCTACGCCGCCTGCTCGGACGCGCTGGCCGGCTGGGACTTCCGGGAGCGCCTGTCGGAGATCACCGTCCCGGTGCTCACCCTCGCCGGCGCGGAGGACGAGTCCACTCCCCCGGCCGCGCTGCAGACCATCGCCGACGGCGTCGCCGGCCCGGCCACCACCGTGACCGTGACCCCGGGCGCGCACGTGCCCACCTACGAGGCCGCGGACCAGGTCAACGAGGCCCTCACGGCCTTCTTGGCCGGTTAGTCACGCCTGAAAAGACGACGCCGCCGTGCCCCCGATTTCCGGGGCCACGGCGGCGTTCTTTTGTCGGTGGTCAGCCGACGTAGTCGACGCCCTGCTCGAGCGCCTTCTCGATCGGGGTGTCGCCGTCGTAGAAGTTTACGGTGCAGCCGATCGAGGCCGGGTTGTCCACCGCCGCGGCGACCACCCGGGCCACGTTCGCCCGGGAGGTGGCGGGCGTCTGCGTGCCCGATTCATCCAGCTGCGCCACGGTGATCTTTCCGGTGGGCTCCTCCAGCGTCAGCTCCGTGGGGCCCAGCACCGTCCAATCCAGGCCGCTCTTGATGCGCAGGTAATCGTCCGCCTGCGCCTTGGCGTTGAAGTAGGCGTACATCGTCTCGCCCTCGTCGACGCCGGGGAAGACGCCGTCGACGAGCCGGGAACCGTAGAAGGACACCATGATGAAGCGGTTGACGCCGACGGCCCGGGCGGCGTCCATCGTGCGGATCGCGGCGTCGCGGTCCAGCGCCCACGTGCGCTCGTCATCGCCGCCGCCGACGCCGGCGGACCAGACCACGGCGTCACTTCCGGACAGCACCTCGGCGATGCCGTTCTCGTCGAGCTTTTCGACGTCCGCGACCATCGCCTTCGCCCCAGTCGCCTCCACATCGGCGGTCTGCTCCTCTTTACGGATGATCGACCGCACCGTGTGGCCAGCCTCCACCAACAGCGGAGCGGCGAGCAGCGCGACTTTTCCGTGGCCGCCGATGATCGTGACGTTCGACATGAAAACACTCTCCTTGACACTTGTGTCTGCGCCCCTGTCTGGGGCGCCTCGCCCGCCACCCTACGGAAAAGCCCGGCAGTAAGCTGAGCGCATGAGTCATCCTCTGATCACGCGCCTGGCGCACCTGGTGACCTCGCGGATCCCCGGACAGGGCCACCTCCTGCTCCTCGACGGCGCCACCCGCCGCCTCTTCGACGAACTCGCCCACGCCCTGGCCGAAGAACGCGTGCACCGGCTCCAACTCCTGCCCCACAACCGTCACCAACCCGGATCGGTCAGCGCCCTGCTGCCCTCCCCGCCCGCCGCGGTCACCCTCATCGACGACCTCGATTTCATCGACGACGACTCCCTGCGCACCCTGCTCACCGCCATCCACCAAGGGCCCCAACCCCGCCCCGTGGTCATCGCCGCCGCGAGCGAAGAACGCGTCACCCGCTTCGCCACCGCCACCTATCGGGTGCCGCCGTTGTCGCTGGCGCAACTGGCGGACTACGTCCACAACCGCACCGGCGCCCCGCTGCCCGTCGCCGCACTCGAAGACATCCGCCGCCGCACCGGCGGGCGCCCCGAGCGCATCGACGAACTGCTCGACTCCTACCCCGCCGACCACTGGCACCGCCCGTCGCCACCCACCCCGGGCTCCCTGCGCGCCGCCGAGGAACACGCCCGGCGCGGCGACGTCTCCACCGCCTGGGTGCACCTGACTGACCCGGCGGCCGCAGCGGAGGGTGAGGCCGGGCGTCGAGAAGCCGTCGAGGGCTATCTTTCCTTGTACTCCGGGCACCGCCAGCGGGCGCGGGAATTGATTCGGCCCGGTTCCGTGCGCGGGCCGTTGCTCGCCCTGGCGGACTGGCAGCCGCGGCAGCTGCTGCAGCGCGCCACCGAGGCCGCCGCGCACGCGGTGCCCCGCACCGATGAGGCCGACGAGGCCCACGCCCTGGTCATGCTGGGGCGCACCGTAATCACCGGGGCCACCCCGAAAGCCGTGCCCCGGATGCACACCGACGCCGGGCGCCAGCGACTGGCGTTGCTGCGTGGCTGGGTGTCGCTGGCCCACGACGATCCGCTCAGCGCGCGGGAGCACCTGCGGCTGCGGGCCGGGGAGACGCCGTTGTTGCGGATCTGGCAGGACGCGTGGCTGGCGCGCACCCAGTATGTCCTCGGCGATCTCGCCGGCGCGGCGGAGACGGTGGAGCGCGGCTTGGCCAGCGCGGAGTCGCGCGGGGTGCGCCTGCTGGAGCCGTTGCTGTTGTGGACCGCCGCGCAAACCGCCGGCATGCGCGGCGACGCGGCCTTGCGCCGTTACTATTTCTCGCGGATGACCGTGGGCGAAGACGCTTTCCTGCTGCAGCGCCTGCCCGCGGCCATGGGCCGGATGATCGTCACCGCCTCCTCGGCGGATTTGCCCGTGGCGCTGCGCGCCGGCGCCGATCTCGCGCGCATCGTGGCGCTGACCGACACCCAACACCCGGGTTTCTGGCCGTGGGAAGACATCTACGCCTCCACGCTGCTGCGGGCCGGGCGCGTGGACGAAGCCGACGAATTGATCAGCGCCGCCGAATCCCGTCACTTGCCCTCTGGGTTGTCCTCGCTGAACGCGAAGAACGCCATGATCCGCGCCACCATCCGGCTGCAGCGCGGGGAGAAGAAAGCCGGGTTCGCCACCTTCGACGACGCCGTCGCCGCCCTCGAGGGCCGGCACATGCCGACCTACCTGGCGCGGGTGCTCTTCGAATACGGGCAGGCCTTGCGCCGCTACGGTCGCCGCTCCCAGGCGGACGAGATCTTCGGGCGCGCCGGGGAGGTCTACACGGAGATCGGGGCGCCGACCATGGCGCGGAGGTGCGCGGCGGAGCGCCGGGCCAGCGGAGTGGGCGAGCGTTCGGAGACCCGGCTGGGGTTGACCCCGCAGGAAGAGCAGATCGCCTTATTGGTGGCGGACGGGGCGTCGAACCGGTCGGTGGCGCAGCAACTGACGTTGTCGACGAAGACGGTGGAGTACCACTTGACGCGCGTGTACAAGAAGCTGGGGGTGCCGGGCCGGCGCGAGCTGCGTGGCCTGTTCGACCCCCTGGACAAGGAGTAGGTGGGAGATGGCGGGCAACAACAAAGTTCCGGGGCGGTCGATGCTGCACAAGACGCCATATCGCAGGCGCTGATTCGCTCCTGCATGCGCAACACCGGCCAGACCTGCTACATCCCCACCCGTATCCTCGCCCTGGCGTCGTGCTACGACGAAGTGGTGGACATGGCCGCCGAGACCATCTCCTCCGCCGCTCAGGATCGCCCGCCAGATCGACTCCGGTTCCGTGGGCATCAACTTCTTCGGATCCAACCACTCCGCCCCCTTCGGCGGCCGGCACGACTCCGGACTCGGCGTGGAATACGGGCTTGAAGGTCTGCACGCCTACCTGTCCTACAAGTCGATTCACCGCCGCATCCGGTAGGTCTGGGCTATGTGTCACTGACGGCGGTTGTCCTTATATATATAAGGACAACCGCCGTCAGTGACGCGCAGTGATCTTCTCGATCGCCGTGATGACGTCCTCGACGGCGTCGGAAGACACCAGATAGGAATGCGCCGCAGCGTCGATGCGAACGGTTTCTCCGCCGACGAGATAGCCGGTGTCCCGCCCGGTTTGCCCGACGAACCGCAGACCCGCCCCTTCTTTGATGCCCGTGACCGGCCCCCGGCTCACGCCGGTGATCGAACTTGCCGGGATGGTCTCGGAATTGCCCAGCATGGACACCGTCACGCCATCGGACCGCACCGTCAACTTCACCCGCAGCGCCAGCAGGCCGAGGGCCAGCGCGGCCGCCGCCACGAGCACCGTCACCCCGATCGCGGTGACCGGCGAGCTTCCGATCACGGACCACGCGACCACCATAATCCCCAGCGCCGCCATGACCATAAGGATGAGGACGGGGCCGTTCAGTCGTCTGATGAAGGTGTGCTCGTCGGACATCAGCAGCTTCTTTCTGGTCAGGCAGAGCGGACAGTGCAGTGCCCGGTCGCCGCGGGCATAAGAAAAAGGGGGTATTTTCGTGCGCGTAGCGAACCTGTTTTTTCGGCCCTGAACAGCGAATTCGTCGATATTTCATCATATAATACGGCCAGTCGCCAACCGGCCGGGGGTAGCCTCGATGCAGCGATCTGTGCCGTAGAGCACAATGCCCCCTATGAGCATCCCCACCGATAAAAAGATCGCAATTGTAACGGGCGCCTCCTCCGGCATCGGCAAGGCCACTGCGGGGGCACTCGCCCAGGAGGGCTGGCACGTCATCGCCGCCGCCCGCCGCACCGACAAAATTCAGGCCGTAGCCGACGAGGTCGGCGGCACCGCCATTGAACTGGACGTGACGGACCAGGAGTCCGTCGACCGGCTCACCGCCCAGGTCGAGCGCGTCGACCTGCTGGTCAATAACGCCGGCGGCGCCATGGGGCTGGACTCCATCAAGGACGCCGACCTCGACGACTGGCAGTGGATGTACGACGTCAACGTCCTCGGCACCCTGCGCATGACCAAGGCGCTGCTGGACAAACTCATCGCGTCTGAAGGCCACGTCATCAACATCGGCTCCATGGCCTCCTTCACGGCCTACGCCGGCGGCGCCGGCTACAACGCCGCCAAGTTCGGCGAAGGGGCGCTCACCCGCGTGCTGCGCCTCGAGCACGTCGGCGACCCCGTCCGCGTCACCCAGATCGACCCGGGCCGCGTCGAGACGGACTTCTCCCTCGTCCGCTTCAAGGGCGACCAGGACAAGGCGGCGGCCGTGTACGCCGACAAGCTCAACTTGTCTGCGGCCGACGTCGCCGAATCCATCCGCTGGGTCGCCTCCCAGCCCAAGCACGTCAACATCGACCACATCCACATCATGCCCCGCGACCAGGCTTAAGACGCCCGCGCGGAACAAGGACACCCATGAAACTCTCTCCCCTGCTCGCGGTCGAACGGCCGGAACTGCCCCGCCCCACGCTGCGGGACATTCGCCGCGACCTGGGCCCGCAGGAGATCGGCAACGGTCTGGTGGCGCTGGTGTTCTCAGCCTCCGGCCCGATCGCCGTCATCCTGGCCGCGGCCGCGGCCGGCAACCTCAGCCCGGACCAGACCTCCTCCTGGATTCTCGGCGCCTTCCTCGGCAACGGCATCCTCACCCTGCTGCTGACGTACCTGTACCGCAGCCCCCAGGCCTACTTTTGGACCATTCCCGGCACCGTCATCGTCGGCGACGCCCTGATGCACCTGAGCTTCGGCGAAGTCATCGGCGCGTATCTGGCCACGGGCGTGCTCGTCTTCCTGCTCGGATGGACGGGCTTGATAGGGCGCATCATGGCCTTGCTGCCGGCGACGATCGTGATGGCGATGGTCGCCGGCATCTTCCTGCGCTTCGGGCTCGACCTGATCACCGCCGCCGTCGACGACCCGCTGATCACGATCTCCATGATCGTGGTGTTCGTCGGTCTCACCGTCTTCCCGAAGATCGCGGCGGTCGCGCCACCGGTGGCGATCGCCGCGGTCGTCGGCACGCTCATCGCGTTCGCCGCCGGCCGGGTCGACTCCGGGATCTTCGACGACGGCGTGGTCGCCGCCCCAGTGCTCACCACGCCGGAGTTTTCCCTCGGCGCCATGATGGAGCTCGTCCTCCCGCTCGCGATCACCGTGGTCATCGTCCAGAACGGCCAGGGCGTGGCGGTGCTCTCCGCCGCCGGCCACAAGCCCAGCGTCAACCTCGCCTCCGCGGCCAGCGGCCTGGTGTCGATTCCGATGGCGTTCATCGGCAACGTCACCACTTGCCTGACCGGCCCGACGAACGCCCTGATCATTTC from Corynebacterium maris DSM 45190 includes these protein-coding regions:
- a CDS encoding CoA transferase subunit A, giving the protein MLDKTLPSTDAAVADIPDGASVAVGGFGLVGIPARLIDSLRTQGASDLTIVSNNLGTDGFGLGLLLEDGRISRSIGSYIGSNKEYARQYLSGELSVEFTPQGTLAERMRAGGAGVPAFYTKAGVGTQLADGGLPVRYNSDGTVAETSKPKETREFNGELFVLEESIRTDYSFVHAAKADRYGNLVFEKTARNFNPDAGMAGKVTIAQVEELVDVIDPDDVHLPGIYVDRIVVVGPQETGIENRTVSK
- a CDS encoding IclR family transcriptional regulator domain-containing protein, whose product is MTPHTTGDSAYVQSLARGLSVITSFDADRRRQSLTQVAENTGLARATARRFLHTLVGLGYAGTDGTEFWLTPRILELGYSYVSSQELPDISQPHMESLSATLGESSSLSVLDGTDVVYIGRVPVRRIMSVNINIGTRFPAHATSMGRTLLAGLPPDELDDYFAAAELTALTSETADSQAELRQAIATVADVGYSVVDQELEPGLRSVAAPIVDSAGRTVAAINVSTHTAGYTLETLQRHVIPAVRQAARDISSDYISTQHL
- a CDS encoding acetyl-CoA C-acetyltransferase, which translates into the protein MTNPTDIVLCSPLRTAVGRYGGALKNVPVQDLAATVVKALVDKTGLKGEQIDDLILGQASPNGAAPALGRVVALDAGLGESVPGMQLDRRCGSGLQAIATAAAHVQSGAADLIIAGGAESMSGVEYTVDADVRWGKKGGNMVFRDRLAEARETAGGKNHPIPGGMIETAENLRREHDIEREAQDKMAYESHQRAVAAQEQGLFDAEIVPVTIPQRKGDPIVFDTDEHPRGDTTLEKLSTLRPMMGRQDDEATVTPGNASGQNDGAAAVVVTTAAKAEELGLTPVAKLSGWAVAGVAPETMGIGPVNATAKLFERLGLTFDDIDLIELNEAFAAQALAVLKEWGISADDERLNPVGSGISMGHPVGATGARMIVTAAHELARSGKHRALVTMCIGGGQGMAAVIETV
- a CDS encoding alpha/beta fold hydrolase; translated protein: MILHHVEYGSGPAVVLLGSIASTTDMWLPQLDALSSGHRVIALDHRGHGLSPDPEVEPGETTIDDLANDVLETLDSLDVTEFAVVGLSLGGALAQYLAATSERVTRAAFLCTAAYFGGADKWNPRAELTRAEGVAPMLEGVVGLWVTKGFRGALPATTDWYRAMISTTRGIGYAACSDALAGWDFRERLSEITVPVLTLAGAEDESTPPAALQTIADGVAGPATTVTVTPGAHVPTYEAADQVNEALTAFLAG
- a CDS encoding NAD(P)H-binding protein is translated as MSNVTIIGGHGKVALLAAPLLVEAGHTVRSIIRKEEQTADVEATGAKAMVADVEKLDENGIAEVLSGSDAVVWSAGVGGGDDERTWALDRDAAIRTMDAARAVGVNRFIMVSFYGSRLVDGVFPGVDEGETMYAYFNAKAQADDYLRIKSGLDWTVLGPTELTLEEPTGKITVAQLDESGTQTPATSRANVARVVAAAVDNPASIGCTVNFYDGDTPIEKALEQGVDYVG
- a CDS encoding helix-turn-helix domain-containing protein encodes the protein MSHPLITRLAHLVTSRIPGQGHLLLLDGATRRLFDELAHALAEERVHRLQLLPHNRHQPGSVSALLPSPPAAVTLIDDLDFIDDDSLRTLLTAIHQGPQPRPVVIAAASEERVTRFATATYRVPPLSLAQLADYVHNRTGAPLPVAALEDIRRRTGGRPERIDELLDSYPADHWHRPSPPTPGSLRAAEEHARRGDVSTAWVHLTDPAAAAEGEAGRREAVEGYLSLYSGHRQRARELIRPGSVRGPLLALADWQPRQLLQRATEAAAHAVPRTDEADEAHALVMLGRTVITGATPKAVPRMHTDAGRQRLALLRGWVSLAHDDPLSAREHLRLRAGETPLLRIWQDAWLARTQYVLGDLAGAAETVERGLASAESRGVRLLEPLLLWTAAQTAGMRGDAALRRYYFSRMTVGEDAFLLQRLPAAMGRMIVTASSADLPVALRAGADLARIVALTDTQHPGFWPWEDIYASTLLRAGRVDEADELISAAESRHLPSGLSSLNAKNAMIRATIRLQRGEKKAGFATFDDAVAALEGRHMPTYLARVLFEYGQALRRYGRRSQADEIFGRAGEVYTEIGAPTMARRCAAERRASGVGERSETRLGLTPQEEQIALLVADGASNRSVAQQLTLSTKTVEYHLTRVYKKLGVPGRRELRGLFDPLDKE
- a CDS encoding SDR family oxidoreductase, with product MSIPTDKKIAIVTGASSGIGKATAGALAQEGWHVIAAARRTDKIQAVADEVGGTAIELDVTDQESVDRLTAQVERVDLLVNNAGGAMGLDSIKDADLDDWQWMYDVNVLGTLRMTKALLDKLIASEGHVINIGSMASFTAYAGGAGYNAAKFGEGALTRVLRLEHVGDPVRVTQIDPGRVETDFSLVRFKGDQDKAAAVYADKLNLSAADVAESIRWVASQPKHVNIDHIHIMPRDQA
- a CDS encoding benzoate/H(+) symporter BenE family transporter, yielding MKLSPLLAVERPELPRPTLRDIRRDLGPQEIGNGLVALVFSASGPIAVILAAAAAGNLSPDQTSSWILGAFLGNGILTLLLTYLYRSPQAYFWTIPGTVIVGDALMHLSFGEVIGAYLATGVLVFLLGWTGLIGRIMALLPATIVMAMVAGIFLRFGLDLITAAVDDPLITISMIVVFVGLTVFPKIAAVAPPVAIAAVVGTLIAFAAGRVDSGIFDDGVVAAPVLTTPEFSLGAMMELVLPLAITVVIVQNGQGVAVLSAAGHKPSVNLASAASGLVSIPMAFIGNVTTCLTGPTNALIISGPNKERHYTAAMVTAVGAIVVGLFAPAFVGFMLAMPASFIAALAGIAMLTPLKNAFLAGFKGAYSTGALVCFLVTVSELTLLGITAPFWGIVFGCLVAWLLDPKPQKAAPVTEEKDKGTVADSTERAANTEATSTKAPEASTSSPAASVPCEHDVRSGARR